GGTGAGCGGGTGCACTTCACTCGGCCCTGGCGCGAGCGTCTTGAGGCCATCGCAGTACGTGATTTTGGCTTGTCCCGATCCTGGGCCGGTCTTGACCACGAGGCCGGCGGGGCTCTCGATTTTGACAGTCAGGCCGCCCGGGTCGTTGATGGAACCCGAGACTGTGCCGCAGAGGTGCTCGTTCGTGAAAGTTCCATTGAACACGGCGCTGAGATCGGTCGCGGGGTCACTCTTGTCGACGAAGGTTCCGGCCACATAGAAGCCGTCGACCAAGTCCGAGATTCCATCCCCATCCTTGTCACGGTCCAACAGGGCGCCGGTGAACTGGCCGAAGGCGACAGGCCCATTCCCCACCGGAAGGCCTTGGATGCCTGGGGCCATGTTGAAGTCAATCGGCGTGTGGTTGTTGGCGACGTCGAGCACCGACACGGTGTTGTCGTCAACGTTGGCCACGTAAACGAATGCGCCATCCGGGGTCACGGCGACGCCCCTGGGTCCTTGCCCGACTGTCACCGATGTGACTGCGGGAGGAGTCTGTGTGATGTCAATGATCCACAGAGTGGTGCTGTTAGTGGAACCGTCCGTCACATAAACCTTGTCCCCCTTTGGGTGCACTGCCACAGCGAAGGGCTCACCGCCGACCTGGATGGGAGTGGTCAGGTTGCCGGCATTGTTGTCGGTGTCCACCAGCTTGCCGGTCTTCGTATCAATCACCGAGACAGTCCCGTTCCCAGCATTCGCCACGTAGAGCCTCGTGCCGTGGCTCACGGCCACGCCCTGCGGGCTGGGACCGACCTTCACGCCCTGCACCTCGTCCGTGGTATCGAAGTCAAGGACCGTGTGGGTTGGTGGGTCCACGGCGGGGTTCACGTCGATGAAGGTGACAAAGTTCCCTACTAGGTTCGTCACAAAGACCTTAGTGCCGTCCGGGCTCACCGCGATCCCGAAGGGGACATTGGCTTGCGTGCCTATGGTCAGCTCTACCGTCGTCGCAACGGCGTTGGCTGTGGTGTCGATTACCGAGATGGTGTGGGTAGACTTGTTGGGGTCCACGCCGGAGTTCGCGACATACACCCATCTGCCGCTCGGATGCACTGCCACGCCGATGGGGTTGAGGTTCACTCCTAGCGGGATGGTCTTGATCACGGTGTTCTTGGTGGTGTCGATCACCGAAACGGTGTCGTCAAGGTTAAAGTTTGTTGGATTAAGGTTTGCCACATAGACCCGTCTGCCGTCCGGATGCACCGCCACGCCGTGGGGATTGACCCCCACCGGGATGGGATTGCCCACGACGCTGTTGGTATGGGCGTCGATCACTGAGACGGTGCCTGCATTGAAATTGCTGATGTAAGCGAAGGGCTCCCCCTGACCGATTTTTTGCACAAAGGCGTCAGAGTCGCCGGAAATGGGCTTGGCAGCGCCCGTTGTTGCGTAGACGTTGCAGGAGGCGTCCAGGGCGATGCTGCCGCCGAAGAAGCCCACCGGGTAGGGGACGAGCTTGTTAGCAACGAGATCAAGCTTTGCGGTGCCCAGATAGATGTTTTTACTGGGGGAGTCCACGGCGATGCTCCTGCCCCCCCCGGCATAGCACGTGGAGTAGAGGAGCGATGCATCCCCGACGAGATCAGGGTTAAACTTCGCCACAAAGCCGCCCGGACAGGATGTGCCGGGAATAGCGTTCTTCGTGGGAAACTCGGCGGCTGAAGCAGTAGAGCCCGTCACATAGATCTTGCCCGAGGAGTCCACGGCGATGCCATCGCCAATGTCGTTGGCACTGCCACCGAGGAGGGTGGAGTAGACGAGCGAGTCAACTTCGGGCTTAGAGGTGTCAAGCTTCACCACAAAGGCGTCGAAATTTTCGCCGACGTTGACCTTGCTGGCGAAGTCCTGCGACAGGTTGCCCTTCAGGGGGAAGTCGGAACCGCCATCCCCTGTAAGATAGGCAAAGCCGGATGAGTCCACGGCGATGGCTCTGCCGTGTTCGAAGACGTTGCCGCCTATGTGAACGGAGTAGACAATCGAGTCCGCTCCGGCCTTGAGGGTATCAAGCTTCACCACAAAGGCGTTGTAGTCAACGGCAGATCCCAGTTTCGGGACAGGTAGCGCCCCTTTTGGGCCGGGGAAGTCAGCCGAACTGTTGGAAAAGCCCGTCACGTAGGCGTTTTGGGAGGAGTCCACAGCGATAGCGCCGGGGCCGTCGTCGTTGCCGCCGCCCAGGTAGATGGAATAGAAAAGGGCGCCTTTGTCGTCCAGCTTCGCCACAAAGACGAAATCGCCGGGGCCGCCGCCTCCCGGCTTCGGGGCAGTTCCCCCTCCTGGGGCGGGAAAGTCGGGCGAATCGGTTTCCCCGGTCACGTAAGCGTTGCCCTGGTGGTCCACGGCGATGGCTACGCCGCTCTCGTTGCCGCTGCCGCCCAGAGAGGTGGAGTAGATGAGTGTGGAACCGGTCGGATCTAACCTCGCCACAAAGACGTTGTCAGAGACGCCGGCCATCAGCGTTGGGGGGAAAATTCTCCCTGTTACGTAGGCGCTGCCTTGGGCGTCCACGGCGATGGCTACGCTGTTCTCGTTGGCGCTGCTACCGAAGTAGGTAGAGTAGATGAGGGTCAACACCGGATCAATGACCAGGGGTTTGCTGGTGTCATAGGCGGCGAGTTGGAAGCTGACCTCTTGCGATTGTGGATTTTCGATTTCGGATCTTGCATTCAACACATAGCTGCCGGAGATGGGTTGTTTGACACCGTTGACGACCTGGTAGATATAGGGCTTCTTCAGGCGGACCTCGCCGGCGCCGGTCTTCAGGACGAGATCACCGTTGGAGTCGGTTTCAACTGTTTCCGCGCCCTCGAAGGCGAGCTTGACGGCCTTGGGATCGGCGCCGGGGGCGACGATGAAGTCGTATTCGAGCTGCCTCTGGTTGCCGTAATACACGAGGTCGATGCCGGGATAGACATCCTGGTACCTGACCCTGGCATAGGTCGGGACGTTGGTGCGCCATTTGCTGCGGTCGTTCCCGATGAAGTAGTTGGCCTTGCCGGGTAGCTCATTCAGGCCAATCACCTGGGGCTCGGGGTCAGCACCAACCAGCTTCATGCGGAGGACGTGGGACGAGAACCCCCTCACCCTCGCCCTCTCCCCCGCCGCGGGGGAGAGGGGATCGGTTGCGGGGGATTTCAGGACGAGGACGGCCTCGGTGGGGGTGAGGGACAGCGCGTAGCCGCCACCGCGGGCCAGGAACTTGACCTCGGGGTCGGTCTGGCCGTGGTTGGCCTCAAAGTGCAGCGGCAGCTTGGCGTAAGCCGCCCGGGCTCGAGCCTTGACAGCCGCGTCAGGCCCCTTCGCGGTCAGAGGCGGAACCGGCCGTGGGCGCGAGGGCTCCCCTTCGCCCGCGAGCATAGCGCTCTGCTGGGCGCAGGCCGCCCCGATCAGCGCCAGAGCCAGCGCCACTATCGACGACCACCTGACGAACCGGGCTGCCGAATGCTCGTGTCGCTGGGCTTCACCATTCATTGTTGGACCTCCGGCGTGCGATCTCTAAGCCGCGCTCGTGTCTTCGGGGTCTCCGACGCTGCCCCATCGAAAATTGCGTGGCGCAAGGATGCGCGGCCCCGCTAGAATAGACGCCGCTATGGGGGCGCTGCCCGAGCCGGGGGAACGTTGCCGCCTGAGCCACGCCATATCTCCGGACCTCGTTCAAGCCAAGCAATTCGCTCCCGACGATCCGCCCTTCTTCGCAGTGCGTCATGCTGGGGCGATGCCGTGCTGTCGCAAAACTGCCCGGCCTAACTGATCAAGCCTCGCGATCGGGCTCATCTGACCCAGGAAGTAGGAACTCCGGGGGGAAAGTCCTGAAAAAACTTTGAGATTTCTTTGAGAAGGCTGGCGGGACCGTGTCGGAAGTGAGCCAGGGCGAAGGCGTCTTCCTGCGCCTTGACCCGGGGAACGAACGGGTCTGGCACGGGGACCAGCCTGTGAAGCTCACGCCCAAGGCCTTTGCGGTGTTGCGTTATCTGATCGAGCGCCCGGGGCGGCTAGTCACCAAAGACGACCTGCTCAGAGCGATCTGGCGGGAGACGGTGGTGACCGAGTGGGCTCTCACCGCGTGCATTTACGAGATCCGCAAGGCACTTGGGGATGAGGCACGCGCTCCCCAGTACCTGGAGACGGTCCACCGGCGGGGGTACCGGTTCATCGGCCCCCTCGCCCCCATTCCAGCAGATGGGGGCCTTGAGCCCGGAGTCCAGAGGCAGAAGTCCGAGCCGGTTCCGGTCCCCAACGTGGTAGGGCGGGAGGACGAGCTGGGGCACCTGAAGCGGTGGCTGGAGACTGCGCTTGGCGGGGAGCGGCAGGTGGTGTTCGTCGTGGGCGAGGCGGGGATCGGGAAGACGGCGTTGATGGAGGCTTTTGCGGGCGGGATGGCGGCGGGCGGAGACGTGGGGGTGGGGTGGGGGCAGTGCATCGAGCATTACGGCGCGGGAGAAGCGTACTTGCCGGTGCTGGAGGCGCTGGGGCAGCTCTACCGGACCCCGTGGCACGACCGGCTCCTGGCGGTGCTGAGGCACTACGCGCCCACCTGGCTCGTCCATCTGCCGTGGCTCGTCAGCGGGGCCGAGCTGGAGACAATGCAGCGGCGGGTCCAGGGGGCGACGCGGGAACGTATGCTCAGGGAGCTGGCCCAGGCGCTGGAGGTGCTGACCGCCGACGGCGCCGTAGCGCTGGTGCTGGAGGACCTGCACTGGAGCGATCATGCGACGCTGGACTTCGTGTCCTATCTGGCCCGGAGACGGGGGGAAGCGCGGCTGCTCGTGGTCGGAACGTATCGGCCGGGGGAGGTGCTCGGGAGGGGGCATCCGCTGAGAGGGGTCAAGCAGGAACTGCTGGTGCACGGGCAGTGCCGCGATCTGGCGCTGGAGGGACTGAGCGAGAGCGGGGTGAGGGAATATCTCGGGTTGAGGCTTCCTGGAGGCGAGCCCGAAGCGGGGCTCGTCCAATGGCTTCACCAGCGCACGGATGGCAATCCCCTGTTCATGGTGAAGATGGTCGATTACATGCTGGGTCGGGGCCTGGTGGTGGAGGGCAACGGCCGGTGGGCACTCAGGGAACCGGTCGGAGGAGTGGGAGAGTGGGTCCCGGAGAGCTTGCGGGAGATGATCGAGAAGCAGATGGAGGAGCTGAGCGCGGAGGAGAAGCAGGTGCTGGAAGCGGCGAGCGTGGCCGGGACGGAGTTTTCAGCGGCCGCGGTGGCGGCAGGCTTGGAAGAAGCGGTGGAGGGCGTCGAGGAGCGGTGCCAGAGGCTCGTCGCGCGCAAACAGCTCCTGCGATCGTGCGGCGTCGAGGAGTGGCCGGATGGGACGGTCGCAGGCCGCTACGGGTTCATTCACGCGCTCTATCAGAACGTGATAGCCGAGCGGGTCGGAGGGGCGCGGCTCCTGCAACTCCACCGGCGGATCGGGGAACGCAAGGAGGCGGGCTACGGGGAGCGGACGGGGGAGATCGCGGCGGAGCTGGCCACGCACTTCGCGCAGGGGCGGGACCACCGGCGGGCCGTGAAGTATCTCGGCCAGGCGGCCAAGACCGCGACGCTGCGCTCGGCCCATACGGAAGCGATCAGCCTGCTCAGCAGAGCGCTGGAGCTGCTCCCGACGCTCCCCGATACCCCTGAGCGCACCCAGCAAGAGCTAATTTTGCAAATTTCATTGGGCTCCTCGCTGATCGCGATGAAGGGGTATGCGGCCCCGGAAGTGGAGGGCGCCTACACCAGGGCCAGGGAGTTGTGTCAGCGCGTCGGAGAAACTCCCCAGCTCTTCTCCGTGCTCCTGGGGCTGTGGGCGTTCTCGCTGGTGCGGGCGAAGTTGCAGACGGCGCGGGCGCTGGCAGAGCAGTGTCTGCGTCTGGCGGAAACGCTCCAGGGTCCGGCCTTCCTCATGCAGGCGCGCTTCGTGCTCGGGACCAGCCTGTTCTGGCTCGGAGAGCTGGTCCCGGCGCGGGGCCATCTCGAGCATGGCATCGCGCTCTATGACTCGCAGAAGCTCCACCCCAGCGCCTTCCGGGTCGTGCACGATCCCGGTGTCACGTGCCGATCCTATGCGGCCCGGGTCCTGGGCTGCCTCGGGTATCCCGACCAGGCCCGGAAGAGGAATCGGGAGGCTCTCACCCTGGCCGAGCAACTGGCTCACCCGTTCAGCCTGGCCTTCGCCCTGAGCTTTGGGGCCATGCTCCACCAGTGCCTCGGGCAGGGCCACGAGACCGGAGAGCAGGCAGACGCGGCCGTGGCGCTCTGTGCCGAGCACGAGTTCGCGCTCTTCCTGGCGGTGAGCACCGTGCTGGGGGGCTGGGCGCTGACCGAGCGCGGACAGGGGAGCGAGGGCATGACCCGCATGCGCCAGGGTTTGGCTGCCTACCGGGCCACCGGGGCCGAAGTGTCACGCCCGTATTTTCTCGCCCTGGTGGCCGAGGCCCACGGGAGGGTAGGGCAGACAGAGGAAGGAGTGGCGCTGCTGGCCGAGGCGCTGGCTCTGGTGTCCAGAACCGGGGAGCGCTGGTACGAGGCAGAGCTTTACCGGCTCAGGGGCCATCTCCTCTTGGCGCAGCAGCAACAGAGGGAGATAATCAAGGGCGCCAGTGAAAGCATTTCAGAGGCCGAGGCCTGTTTCCGTCAGGCCATCGCGATCGCTCGCCGCCAGGAGGCGAAGTCGCTGGAGCTTCGGGCGGTGATCAGCTTGAGTCGCCTCTTGCAAAGCCAGGGCAGGAAGGAAGAGGCCCGGACGCTGCTGGCAGAAATCTATGGCTGGTTCACCGAGGGGCTCGAGACGGAAGACCTGAAGGAGGCCCGGGCGCTGCTCGGAGCGCTGGAAGGGCGCTTGCGGTAGCCAGTGGTATCCTTCCTCTTACGATGATTGATCCCATCACCCTCGAGGTCATCCGCGAGGCGCTCTCGTCCATCGTGCGCGAGATGCGCGTGAACCTGGTCCGCACGGCCTACTCCTCGATCCTGTACGAGGGGGAGGACTTCTCCTGCGTCCTGATGGACGCCGAGGCCCAGATCGTCGCCATGTCGCGGGGCCAGGACCACCCGCTCCACATCGTCCCCATCGCCTGGTCCGTGAAGGCGGTGCGGGAGAAGTTCGGGAGCGATATCCACCCCGGCGACGTCTTCCTCCACAACGACCCCTACACGGGCGGCACGCACCTCAACGACGTGGCGATGATCTACCCGTTGTTCGTCGAGGGCGAGCTCTTCCTCTTCCCGGTCGTCCGGGCCCACTGGGGGGACGTGGGCGGGATGACCTCGGGGTCGCTGTCGGGAGGGGCGAGCGAGATCTATCAGGAGGGGATACGGATCCCGCCGGTCAAGGTTTACGAGCGCGGCCGGCCCGACCCCCCACTTCTGGACGTGCTCTTCGCCAACATGCGTGTGGCCAGGGATCGGGAGGGCGACTTCCGGGCCATGGTCGGGACGTGCCGGAAGGCGGCCGAGCGGGTCGAGGAGTTGCTGGCCCGCTACGGCGTGGCCACGCTCCGCGCGTGCATCCGCGAGCTCCTGGATCGGGCGGAGCGGCGGATGCGCCAGCGGATCCGCGACCTCCCGGACGGCGAGTACTGCTACGAGGCCTACCTCGAGGGCGGCCGTGAACGCCTGGAGCCGCTGATGATCCGCGCCCGCGTCGCGATCGCAGGGGACTCCGCGACCGTGGACCTCACAGGCTCGGCGCCCCAGACCGCGGGCCCGACGAACGTGGGGCCGGCGATGGCGCCGACCGGCGCCTTTACGATCCTCAAGGCGTTCCTCGATCCGGGGGGCGAGATCAACTCGGGGGCGCTGCGTTCGCTCACCGTCATCGCGCCGGAAGGAACGGTGGTCAACGCGCGGCTTCCGGCCCCGTGCGGCGGAATGGTGGAGGTGAAGTACTGCGTGGAATCGGCTGTGATGGGAGCGCTCGCGCAGGCGCTCGCGGGAAAGGTAACGGGCGACCTCAAGGGCGGCGGGAACCACTGCTACGTGGGCGGGACCGATCCCCGGACCGGCGAGCCGTTCATCTTCTACGAGTACCCGGCCGGAGGGACCGGAGCTTTCGAAGGCGGGGACGGCAATAACGCCGTGAGGACCTTCACCGAGAGTGACATCACTTCCATCCAGCCCCTCGAGGCGGTGGAGCAGAAGTACCCGCTCCGCGTGGAGCGGCTCGAGCTGCGCCCCGATTCTGGCGGCGACGGCCGCTGGCGGGGCGGGCTCGGGCTCAGGCGCGAGGTGAGAGTCCTCGCCCAAGAAGCACGGCTGTCCGTCCTGTCAGAAAAGAACCTCTTGCCGCCGTACGGCGTCTGCGGAGGAATGGGGGGCGCGCCCAACCGCTTCATCGTCCGGCGCGACGGTGAGGAGCTCCAGCCCTCCCCGCTCCCTGGGAAGGTGAGCGGCTTCGGGCTCCGACAGGGAGACCTGGTTGTCATGGAGAGTTCCGGGGGTGGAGGCTATGGCGACCCGCTCGAGCGCGATCCGGCCCTGGTGGCCCGCGACGTTGCCGAGGAGCTGGTCAGCCAGACCAGGGCCGCGGCGGTCTACGGTCTGGCGTTGAGCGACGGGCAGGTCGACGAGGAGGACACCCGGCGTCGCCGCGAGCAGCTTGGGCGCGCCCGGCTCAGGATCCGGTTGCATCGTGAGGACGGTCTGGAGTATAAGGAAGGCCGTCGCGTCTGCCGGCTGAGCCAGCCCGCGTGCCGGAAGCTGGGAGTCGGTGCGGGTGACATCGTCGAGTTCGTGAGCCTCCGCGGTGCACCGCTCCGCGCCTGGGTGGAGGTGGACCCCGGAGACAGTGACGGCGCGCAGCTGGCGCACGACGGGCTCGCCATCCTGGGCGTCAGGGACGGAGAGCGCGTCGAGGTACGGCGCGTACTGAGCGCGGTGTCGAGGTGTGAGGAGGAACGATGACAGAGCCGACGGCGAGACTACCTGAGGAATCCCAGCTACTGGAGACGGCTGCCCGTTACCTACCCGGCGGCGTCCTCGGGACCTACCGCTTCCCCAAAGAGCTTGCCTTCGTCGTCAAGCGCGCCCAGGGCTCGAAGCTCTACGACGTCAGCGGACGCGAGTATGTCGACTACCTGCTGGGCTCGGGCCCGATGATTCTCGGGCACGCTCACCCGGCGGTCGTCGCTGCGGTGGCCGAACAGCTTTCGAAGGGTACCACCTACTTCCTCCTGAACACGCCTGTCATCGCGCTGGCCGAGGAGCTCTGCCGGGCGATCCCGTGCGCCGAGCAGGTCCGCTTCACGTCCACCGGTTCGGAGGCGACGTTCTTCGCGCTGCGCCTCGCCCGGGCCCACCGCAAGCGCGACAAGATCCTCAAGTTCGAGGGGGGCTACCACGGCAACCACGACTACTCGCTGATGAGCGCCACGCCCAAGGCGCCGAAAGCGTTTCCGGCCGCGATGCCGGACTCTGCGGGCATCCCCCACGTCCTCGAGGGCGAGGTCCTGATCGCGCCCTACAATGACCTCGCGACCACCGAGGCGCTCCTGGCCGTCTACGCCGATCAGCTCGCGGCGGTGATCGTCGAGCCCTTCCAGCGCGTGATTCCTCCGGAAAAAGGCTTCCTCCAAGGCCTGAGGGCACTGACCGCGCGCCACGCGATCCCGCTCATCTTCGACGAGGTCGTCACGGGCTTCCGTTTCGCCTACGGGGGCGCCCAGGAGTATTACGGCGTCGTTCCCGACCTGGCGGCCTACGGGAAGGTGATCGGGGGCGGCTTCCCGCTCGCGGCGGTCTGCGGCCGCGAGGCGATCATGCAGAGCATGGACCCGAGCCGCGAGGGGACCCCGGAGTTCGTCGCCCAGGTGGGAACGCTCAACGGCAACCCGGTCGCCGCGAAGGCGGGGCTCGCGACGCTCGCCGAGCTCAGGAAGCCGGGGACCTACGCGCGGCTCTTCCGGATCGGCGCGGCGCTCAAGGATGGGCTCGCCGACCTCGCCCGGCGGGCAGGCATCCCGGCGCAGGTGGCGGGGGAGGCGCCGCTCTTCGACGTCTTCTTCACCGATCGGCCGATCACCGACTACCGCTCGACCCTCACCGCCGACCAGGCGCGCCTCAGGGCGTTCAACCACGAGTGCCTCAAGCGCGGAGTCGTCAAGGGCTCCCAGAAGTTCTACGTCTCGCTCGCCCACACGGAGGCCGACGTGGAGCGGAGCCTGGCGGCCTTCGCCGCGGCGCTGGCGGCTCTTCCGGCACAGTAGCTCCCGCGACCCTGCCACGCGGCGCTCCCCTTCATCGCGGGAGCCGCTTCTTCTCGTCCGCGAAGCGAGGGTTCGGCGTGCCTCAGGAGGAGTGCGCATGGCCAAAGAGATCTCGGTGGTCCACCATCCCGACCGGCGAACCGACGTGGTGATGCCGTACGCCCCGGCGATTCTCGTCCGCCGGGGCCGGCTCGTCTTCCTCTCTGGCGTGACGGCGGCCCCTGTCTACCACAGCCACCCGCACCGCGAGGAAGAGTTCGACCTGCCCGCCGGCATGCGCGAGCAGGCCGTGCTGACCATGGAGAATCTCAGGAAGACGCTGGAGGCGGCGGGCTGCACGCTGTCCGACCTCGTGTTCGCGACCCGCTATCTGACGGACGTGGCGGAGCAGGATGAGCTGAACCGCGTCTGGGCGTCGTACCTCGGCGGACACCTGCCCACGACCACGACGGTCGAGGTCTCGCGCCTGGCGACCCATCCGCGCTGCAAGCTGGAGATCAGCGCGATCGCCGTCGCCGACGACGCCTGACCGCTCTCCGGCGCTACCGTTCCGTCACCCGCCCACCGGCAAAACCCAGAGGTCGGTTTACCTCGTTCACCGGTCGCGGGCCCCCTGGGCGGCCGTCGGTGCGAGGCCGGTGGTCGTGTCGCCGAGCACCTCGCCGTGCCCGATGCCGAGCGTCTTGATCCACCGCTGCTGCCCGAGGGTGAGCGCGACGAAGAACCCGAGCTCGACCAGTTCGGGAATCGTGAAGTGCTCATGGAGCCGCTGCCAGAGTCCGTCGTCGGCGATCTCCGAATTCCAGATGATAGCGCTCGTGTAGGTCAGCGCGGCCTTCTCGCGGGGGCTGAACTTGTCCGAGTCGGTGAAGTTGAGCAGCTCGTCGTATTTCTCTTCGGTGAGTCCCTTCCGTCCTGCCTGGACGGAGCGCTGGACCCCTCAGTATTCGCACTCGATGGATTTGGAGACGTACACCCGACAGAGTTCCTTAATGCCGTGGTCGAGGACGCCGTGGCGAAAGGTCAGATCCCACGCCTGCGAGAAGGCGCGGATGACGTTGGGGTTGTGTGCACGGATCGCCTGGCTCTCGGGCCGGGGCGTCCCCTCGCGCCGGGCCTGTTCCAGGTAGCCCAGGATTTCGGGATCAGTGACCGACGCTGGATCGACGTACGGAATTCGCGGCATCGCCTTCACCTCCTAGCGAGAATTCGGTTCGAGCGCGGGCTTGGCCCGCGCGATTAACTCGGGCCTCGCGCGGCGGGGGGCCTGCCTCCCGGCATGGCCGACCCCGCCACGCTCGAACAACC
This portion of the Candidatus Rokuibacteriota bacterium genome encodes:
- a CDS encoding hydantoinase B/oxoprolinase family protein; the encoded protein is MIDPITLEVIREALSSIVREMRVNLVRTAYSSILYEGEDFSCVLMDAEAQIVAMSRGQDHPLHIVPIAWSVKAVREKFGSDIHPGDVFLHNDPYTGGTHLNDVAMIYPLFVEGELFLFPVVRAHWGDVGGMTSGSLSGGASEIYQEGIRIPPVKVYERGRPDPPLLDVLFANMRVARDREGDFRAMVGTCRKAAERVEELLARYGVATLRACIRELLDRAERRMRQRIRDLPDGEYCYEAYLEGGRERLEPLMIRARVAIAGDSATVDLTGSAPQTAGPTNVGPAMAPTGAFTILKAFLDPGGEINSGALRSLTVIAPEGTVVNARLPAPCGGMVEVKYCVESAVMGALAQALAGKVTGDLKGGGNHCYVGGTDPRTGEPFIFYEYPAGGTGAFEGGDGNNAVRTFTESDITSIQPLEAVEQKYPLRVERLELRPDSGGDGRWRGGLGLRREVRVLAQEARLSVLSEKNLLPPYGVCGGMGGAPNRFIVRRDGEELQPSPLPGKVSGFGLRQGDLVVMESSGGGGYGDPLERDPALVARDVAEELVSQTRAAAVYGLALSDGQVDEEDTRRRREQLGRARLRIRLHREDGLEYKEGRRVCRLSQPACRKLGVGAGDIVEFVSLRGAPLRAWVEVDPGDSDGAQLAHDGLAILGVRDGERVEVRRVLSAVSRCEEER
- a CDS encoding RidA family protein, whose protein sequence is MAKEISVVHHPDRRTDVVMPYAPAILVRRGRLVFLSGVTAAPVYHSHPHREEEFDLPAGMREQAVLTMENLRKTLEAAGCTLSDLVFATRYLTDVAEQDELNRVWASYLGGHLPTTTTVEVSRLATHPRCKLEISAIAVADDA
- a CDS encoding aminotransferase class III-fold pyridoxal phosphate-dependent enzyme translates to MTEPTARLPEESQLLETAARYLPGGVLGTYRFPKELAFVVKRAQGSKLYDVSGREYVDYLLGSGPMILGHAHPAVVAAVAEQLSKGTTYFLLNTPVIALAEELCRAIPCAEQVRFTSTGSEATFFALRLARAHRKRDKILKFEGGYHGNHDYSLMSATPKAPKAFPAAMPDSAGIPHVLEGEVLIAPYNDLATTEALLAVYADQLAAVIVEPFQRVIPPEKGFLQGLRALTARHAIPLIFDEVVTGFRFAYGGAQEYYGVVPDLAAYGKVIGGGFPLAAVCGREAIMQSMDPSREGTPEFVAQVGTLNGNPVAAKAGLATLAELRKPGTYARLFRIGAALKDGLADLARRAGIPAQVAGEAPLFDVFFTDRPITDYRSTLTADQARLRAFNHECLKRGVVKGSQKFYVSLAHTEADVERSLAAFAAALAALPAQ
- a CDS encoding SBBP repeat-containing protein, with product MNGEAQRHEHSAARFVRWSSIVALALALIGAACAQQSAMLAGEGEPSRPRPVPPLTAKGPDAAVKARARAAYAKLPLHFEANHGQTDPEVKFLARGGGYALSLTPTEAVLVLKSPATDPLSPAAGERARVRGFSSHVLRMKLVGADPEPQVIGLNELPGKANYFIGNDRSKWRTNVPTYARVRYQDVYPGIDLVYYGNQRQLEYDFIVAPGADPKAVKLAFEGAETVETDSNGDLVLKTGAGEVRLKKPYIYQVVNGVKQPISGSYVLNARSEIENPQSQEVSFQLAAYDTSKPLVIDPVLTLIYSTYFGSSANENSVAIAVDAQGSAYVTGRIFPPTLMAGVSDNVFVARLDPTGSTLIYSTSLGGSGNESGVAIAVDHQGNAYVTGETDSPDFPAPGGGTAPKPGGGGPGDFVFVAKLDDKGALFYSIYLGGGNDDGPGAIAVDSSQNAYVTGFSNSSADFPGPKGALPVPKLGSAVDYNAFVVKLDTLKAGADSIVYSVHIGGNVFEHGRAIAVDSSGFAYLTGDGGSDFPLKGNLSQDFASKVNVGENFDAFVVKLDTSKPEVDSLVYSTLLGGSANDIGDGIAVDSSGKIYVTGSTASAAEFPTKNAIPGTSCPGGFVAKFNPDLVGDASLLYSTCYAGGGRSIAVDSPSKNIYLGTAKLDLVANKLVPYPVGFFGGSIALDASCNVYATTGAAKPISGDSDAFVQKIGQGEPFAYISNFNAGTVSVIDAHTNSVVGNPIPVGVNPHGVAVHPDGRRVYVANLNPTNFNLDDTVSVIDTTKNTVIKTIPLGVNLNPIGVAVHPSGRWVYVANSGVDPNKSTHTISVIDTTANAVATTVELTIGTQANVPFGIAVSPDGTKVFVTNLVGNFVTFIDVNPAVDPPTHTVLDFDTTDEVQGVKVGPSPQGVAVSHGTRLYVANAGNGTVSVIDTKTGKLVDTDNNAGNLTTPIQVGGEPFAVAVHPKGDKVYVTDGSTNSTTLWIIDITQTPPAVTSVTVGQGPRGVAVTPDGAFVYVANVDDNTVSVLDVANNHTPIDFNMAPGIQGLPVGNGPVAFGQFTGALLDRDKDGDGISDLVDGFYVAGTFVDKSDPATDLSAVFNGTFTNEHLCGTVSGSINDPGGLTVKIESPAGLVVKTGPGSGQAKITYCDGLKTLAPGPSEVHPLTCGSLTARVVVGPIKILLDDHGIATVPSGTTVRVARLAPGQFEIQNLGGTEPIVVEFQGQVREVRPGESLTVAVDTTPPTTIAAASPAPNANGWNKGDVT
- a CDS encoding AAA family ATPase — its product is MSEVSQGEGVFLRLDPGNERVWHGDQPVKLTPKAFAVLRYLIERPGRLVTKDDLLRAIWRETVVTEWALTACIYEIRKALGDEARAPQYLETVHRRGYRFIGPLAPIPADGGLEPGVQRQKSEPVPVPNVVGREDELGHLKRWLETALGGERQVVFVVGEAGIGKTALMEAFAGGMAAGGDVGVGWGQCIEHYGAGEAYLPVLEALGQLYRTPWHDRLLAVLRHYAPTWLVHLPWLVSGAELETMQRRVQGATRERMLRELAQALEVLTADGAVALVLEDLHWSDHATLDFVSYLARRRGEARLLVVGTYRPGEVLGRGHPLRGVKQELLVHGQCRDLALEGLSESGVREYLGLRLPGGEPEAGLVQWLHQRTDGNPLFMVKMVDYMLGRGLVVEGNGRWALREPVGGVGEWVPESLREMIEKQMEELSAEEKQVLEAASVAGTEFSAAAVAAGLEEAVEGVEERCQRLVARKQLLRSCGVEEWPDGTVAGRYGFIHALYQNVIAERVGGARLLQLHRRIGERKEAGYGERTGEIAAELATHFAQGRDHRRAVKYLGQAAKTATLRSAHTEAISLLSRALELLPTLPDTPERTQQELILQISLGSSLIAMKGYAAPEVEGAYTRARELCQRVGETPQLFSVLLGLWAFSLVRAKLQTARALAEQCLRLAETLQGPAFLMQARFVLGTSLFWLGELVPARGHLEHGIALYDSQKLHPSAFRVVHDPGVTCRSYAARVLGCLGYPDQARKRNREALTLAEQLAHPFSLAFALSFGAMLHQCLGQGHETGEQADAAVALCAEHEFALFLAVSTVLGGWALTERGQGSEGMTRMRQGLAAYRATGAEVSRPYFLALVAEAHGRVGQTEEGVALLAEALALVSRTGERWYEAELYRLRGHLLLAQQQQREIIKGASESISEAEACFRQAIAIARRQEAKSLELRAVISLSRLLQSQGRKEEARTLLAEIYGWFTEGLETEDLKEARALLGALEGRLR